Proteins encoded in a region of the Gammaproteobacteria bacterium genome:
- a CDS encoding DUF58 domain-containing protein → MSAVEVTLQELVRLRARARGLELGARHLALSAQSGGYASIYRGRGLEFDEVRAYQTGDDARSIDWRVTARRGKPHTKLFREERERQVVLLVDLHPGMYFGTRVRFKSVLAAITAALIAWSAQRAGDRVGGIVSGPQTMRLLQPRARRGGVLALLHAIVQGQPVTTGEAIPGHLDGALARLARMVYPGSLVFVLSDFYGLGEAGETSLASISRHNDVMVGFIQDPLEAEPPPADRYRLGTPGAQVVVDTGAPGIVSRWRTAFTERSDRVARLCTRYGLHPVPLMTHDDPLISLRRGLVRRPRAA, encoded by the coding sequence ATGAGTGCGGTGGAGGTCACGCTCCAAGAGCTGGTTCGACTGCGTGCCCGCGCCCGGGGGCTGGAACTCGGTGCGCGGCACCTCGCCCTGTCGGCGCAGTCCGGTGGCTATGCCTCCATCTATCGGGGCAGGGGCCTGGAGTTCGATGAGGTGCGGGCCTATCAGACCGGTGACGATGCGCGCAGCATCGACTGGCGGGTGACGGCGCGGCGCGGCAAGCCGCATACCAAGCTGTTCCGGGAGGAGCGGGAGCGGCAGGTCGTCCTGCTGGTCGACCTGCATCCCGGGATGTATTTCGGTACCCGGGTCCGGTTCAAGTCCGTCCTCGCCGCGATCACGGCGGCCCTGATCGCGTGGTCCGCGCAGCGGGCGGGTGATCGCGTCGGCGGGATCGTTTCCGGGCCCCAAACGATGCGGCTGCTGCAGCCCCGCGCGCGCCGCGGCGGCGTGCTCGCCCTGTTGCACGCCATCGTCCAGGGTCAACCCGTTACCACGGGGGAAGCGATTCCGGGACATCTGGACGGGGCGCTGGCTCGCCTGGCGCGAATGGTTTACCCGGGAAGCCTGGTGTTCGTCCTGAGTGATTTTTACGGCCTTGGCGAAGCCGGTGAGACCTCGCTGGCCTCGATCTCCCGACACAATGACGTGATGGTCGGTTTTATTCAGGATCCTCTGGAAGCCGAGCCGCCGCCGGCGGACCGCTATCGTCTCGGTACGCCGGGCGCACAGGTGGTGGTGGATACGGGGGCACCGGGAATCGTGTCGCGCTGGCGGACGGCGTTCACCGAGCGCAGCGACCGGGTGGCGCGCTTGTGTACCCGCTACGGCCTGCATCCCGTGCCCCTGATGACCCATGACGACCCGCTGATCTCACTGCGGCGGGGACTCGTGCGGCGCCCCCGGGCGGCGTGA
- a CDS encoding DUF4381 domain-containing protein, translating to MSEVTDPLDALRPLHLPEPVSWWPPAPGWWALLLLGCLILGAAVWWWRRGRVRRAALAELRRIASADLSAAELAGEVSSVLRRYALAIYPRTDVAGLCGEPWLRFLQARFGGETFGKPTALALVEAPFRRDPDFDRTALLVQARRWILRNGPGAGRPGRPA from the coding sequence GTGAGCGAAGTCACCGATCCACTGGACGCCCTGCGGCCCCTGCATCTGCCGGAGCCCGTCTCATGGTGGCCGCCGGCCCCGGGATGGTGGGCCCTCCTGTTGCTGGGTTGTCTGATCCTCGGGGCGGCCGTCTGGTGGTGGCGCCGCGGCAGGGTGCGCCGTGCGGCGCTGGCCGAGCTTCGACGCATCGCCTCGGCCGACCTTTCCGCGGCGGAACTGGCGGGCGAGGTCTCCTCTGTGTTGCGGCGGTATGCGCTGGCCATCTATCCCCGAACCGACGTCGCCGGTCTGTGCGGGGAACCCTGGCTACGGTTTCTCCAGGCGCGGTTCGGCGGGGAAACCTTCGGTAAACCGACCGCGCTAGCGCTCGTCGAGGCGCCGTTTCGTCGCGACCCGGACTTCGACAGGACCGCGTTACTCGTGCAGGCGAGGCGCTGGATCCTGCGAAACGGGCCCGGTGCCGGACGGCCGGGGAGGCCGGCGTGA